One segment of Nocardia farcinica DNA contains the following:
- a CDS encoding PucR family transcriptional regulator: MTQAGESGAVEPNSVVVRDWLADYVSETMRAETLEQVVRRLDTAIVARVPELSDRDMSRDLAASTRAHARTVLAGLTSDTFEFTLPAEAHAFARTIARRGFDLRVLLRTYHAGMEAVLDYMNDAVGQREVPAEIERAVMLRMFDRTTKWISLSVELLTDTYMEERERVLRAALNRRIETVHALLAGEELDADQASVRLGYRLGLHHLAFVLWTDRIEPGGDAEVTGLLDRVAARVAAELGTNRLLTVASGASGMWAWAGLDDAAHAADLAAPGRIEQVLDGQIEAPVRIAFGVPGARVAGFRDGHREAMAARQVAERGGGRRVVAYRDVEIAYLAGVDQHAMWGLIRRELGALAGTDPATVRLRDTLHVYLSRQRSPEATAKALGVHKNTVRYRLQRIEELLGHPVEHRALALETALTCLAAYGSGQAVSP, translated from the coding sequence GTGACACAAGCAGGGGAGTCCGGGGCGGTTGAGCCCAACAGCGTGGTCGTGCGCGACTGGCTGGCCGACTACGTCTCGGAGACGATGCGCGCCGAGACGCTCGAGCAGGTCGTGCGCCGGCTCGACACCGCCATCGTCGCGCGCGTGCCGGAACTGTCCGACCGCGACATGAGCCGCGACCTCGCCGCCAGCACCCGCGCCCACGCCAGGACCGTGCTCGCCGGGCTCACCAGCGACACCTTCGAGTTCACCCTGCCCGCCGAGGCGCACGCCTTCGCCCGCACGATCGCCCGCCGCGGCTTCGACCTGCGGGTGCTGCTACGCACCTACCACGCCGGGATGGAGGCGGTGCTGGACTACATGAACGACGCGGTGGGCCAGCGCGAGGTGCCCGCGGAGATCGAACGCGCCGTCATGCTGCGGATGTTCGACCGCACCACGAAGTGGATCAGCCTGTCGGTGGAACTGCTCACCGACACCTATATGGAGGAGCGCGAGCGGGTGCTGCGCGCCGCGCTGAACCGGCGCATCGAGACCGTGCACGCGCTGCTGGCCGGCGAGGAACTCGACGCCGACCAGGCCTCGGTGCGGCTCGGCTACCGGCTCGGCCTGCACCACCTGGCCTTCGTGCTGTGGACCGACCGGATCGAACCCGGCGGCGACGCGGAGGTCACCGGACTGCTCGACCGGGTGGCGGCGCGGGTCGCCGCGGAACTCGGCACCAACCGCCTGCTCACCGTCGCCTCCGGCGCCAGCGGCATGTGGGCGTGGGCCGGTCTCGACGATGCAGCGCACGCCGCCGACCTCGCCGCGCCCGGACGCATCGAACAGGTGCTGGACGGGCAGATCGAGGCGCCGGTCCGGATCGCCTTCGGGGTGCCCGGCGCCCGGGTGGCCGGATTCCGGGACGGACACCGCGAGGCGATGGCGGCCCGGCAGGTGGCCGAACGCGGCGGCGGCAGGCGGGTGGTCGCCTACCGCGACGTGGAGATCGCCTACCTCGCCGGGGTCGATCAGCACGCGATGTGGGGATTGATCCGGCGCGAGCTGGGCGCGCTCGCCGGGACCGATCCCGCGACCGTCCGGCTGCGCGACACCCTGCACGTCTACCTGTCCCGGCAGCGCAGCCCCGAGGCCACCGCCAAGGCGCTCGGCGTCCACAAGAACACCGTGCGCTACCGCCTGCAGCGCATCGAGGAGTTGCTCGGGCATCCCGTCGAACACCGGGCGCTGGCCCTGGAGACGGCCCTGACCTGCCTGGCCGCCTACGGTTCCGGGCAGGCCGTCAGTCCGTGA
- a CDS encoding aldehyde dehydrogenase family protein yields the protein MTNTESAPKQARKAQAATPVEPAPSAPGPDVIEVRNPGTGELVGTVPAQGADEVATTVRKLREHQAAWEALGPDGRKEWLLKMQDWIIDNTEQLADVLQSETAKARGDALIDPAFGADLIGYYARRAAKFLADEHPSPHSPLARVKKLTVAYRPYPVVGVITPWNFPLAMPIMDVFPALAAGASVVLKPSEVTPLSALELARGWAEIGAPPVFAVVTGAGATGAAVIDNVDYVQFTGSTATGRKIAAACVERMIPYSLELGGKDPAIVLADADLERAANGIAFGGMFNAGQVCISVERVYVEAPVYDEFVAKLTEKVRALRQGLDDRSIKHDLGALANENQVRIVQRHVEEAVAAGAKVLTGGKRTGQGTFFEPTVLVDVDQSMSCITEETFGPTLPVVKVADEDEAIRFANDSIYGLSASVWTGDKERGERIARQLDAGAVNINDVFANLFSFALPMGGWGLSGVGARWGGAAGVRKYCRQKAITKPILPTQERELFWYPYKLPNLLAAVGTMRLAGARGLRRINIPALLSLKRNSE from the coding sequence GTGACCAACACCGAGTCCGCGCCGAAGCAGGCGAGGAAGGCACAGGCAGCGACGCCGGTCGAGCCCGCACCGAGCGCGCCCGGTCCGGACGTCATCGAGGTGCGCAACCCCGGTACCGGCGAACTCGTCGGCACGGTGCCCGCGCAGGGCGCCGACGAGGTCGCCACGACCGTGCGGAAGTTGCGCGAGCACCAGGCGGCCTGGGAGGCCCTCGGCCCCGACGGCCGCAAGGAATGGCTGTTGAAGATGCAGGACTGGATCATCGACAACACCGAGCAGCTGGCCGATGTGTTGCAGTCGGAGACCGCCAAGGCGCGCGGCGACGCGCTGATCGACCCGGCCTTCGGCGCCGACCTGATCGGCTATTACGCCCGGCGCGCGGCCAAGTTCCTGGCCGACGAGCATCCCTCCCCGCACAGCCCGCTGGCCCGGGTGAAGAAGCTGACCGTGGCCTACCGCCCCTATCCGGTGGTCGGCGTGATCACGCCGTGGAACTTCCCGCTGGCGATGCCGATCATGGACGTCTTCCCGGCGCTGGCCGCGGGCGCGTCGGTGGTGCTCAAGCCCTCGGAGGTGACCCCGCTCTCGGCGCTGGAGCTGGCCAGGGGCTGGGCCGAGATCGGCGCGCCGCCGGTGTTCGCGGTGGTCACCGGCGCGGGCGCGACGGGCGCCGCGGTGATCGACAACGTCGACTACGTGCAGTTCACCGGGTCCACCGCCACCGGCCGCAAGATCGCCGCGGCCTGTGTGGAGCGGATGATTCCCTACAGCCTGGAACTCGGCGGCAAGGATCCCGCGATCGTGCTGGCCGACGCGGATCTCGAGCGCGCCGCCAACGGCATCGCCTTCGGCGGCATGTTCAACGCCGGGCAGGTCTGCATCTCGGTGGAGCGGGTCTACGTGGAGGCTCCGGTCTACGACGAGTTCGTCGCCAAGCTCACCGAGAAGGTCCGCGCCCTGCGCCAGGGCCTCGACGACCGCTCGATCAAGCACGACCTGGGCGCGCTCGCGAACGAGAACCAGGTGCGCATCGTGCAGCGCCATGTCGAGGAGGCCGTCGCGGCCGGGGCGAAGGTGCTCACCGGCGGCAAGCGGACCGGTCAGGGCACGTTCTTCGAGCCGACGGTGCTGGTGGACGTGGACCAGAGCATGTCGTGCATCACCGAGGAGACCTTCGGCCCGACCCTGCCCGTGGTGAAGGTCGCCGACGAGGACGAGGCGATCCGGTTCGCCAACGACTCGATCTACGGACTGTCGGCCTCGGTGTGGACCGGCGACAAGGAGCGGGGCGAACGCATCGCCCGTCAGCTCGACGCGGGCGCGGTCAACATCAACGACGTGTTCGCCAACCTGTTCAGCTTCGCGCTGCCGATGGGCGGCTGGGGCCTGTCGGGAGTGGGGGCGCGCTGGGGCGGCGCGGCGGGCGTGCGCAAGTACTGCCGCCAGAAGGCGATCACCAAGCCGATCCTGCCGACCCAGGAGCGCGAGCTGTTCTGGTACCCGTACAAGCTGCCCAACCTGCTGGCCGCGGTGGGCACCATGCGGCTGGCCGGTGCGCGCGGCCTGCGCCGGATCAACATCCCCGCGCTGCTGAGCCTGAAGCGCAACAGCGAGTAG
- a CDS encoding LysR family transcriptional regulator, with the protein MDPHLRDLRYFVAVAEELHFTNAAQRLHIAQPTLSRQIRQLERQLDVVLFDRNQRSVALTVAGKELLEGARKILELWEVTNVSLQEAGEVLRVGIQSALGRGLLNDLESASGYRLALHAASWNDPSSGLAGRQADLALVWLPLPDSNRYRWQVLRTEPRWVLLPENHPLAGQDVIDFADLMDEPFIALPAEAGAMRDFWLGNDGRGGRAPKIGAEAATPEDKLEAVSLGLGVCLLAENNVPMYRWPGLTARPVGGLAPCELAVAWRADDTRPTILEFAGRAMEGGFATLQQQHQPVAS; encoded by the coding sequence ATGGACCCGCACTTGCGCGACCTGCGGTATTTCGTGGCCGTCGCTGAGGAATTGCATTTCACCAACGCCGCTCAGCGGCTGCACATCGCTCAACCCACCCTGTCGCGTCAGATCCGTCAGCTGGAGCGCCAGCTCGACGTCGTGTTGTTCGACCGCAACCAGCGCAGCGTCGCGCTGACCGTCGCGGGCAAGGAACTGCTCGAGGGCGCCCGCAAGATCCTGGAGCTCTGGGAGGTCACCAACGTCTCGCTGCAGGAGGCGGGCGAAGTGCTGCGCGTCGGCATCCAGTCCGCGCTCGGCCGCGGGTTGCTCAACGACCTGGAGAGCGCCAGCGGCTACCGGCTGGCGCTGCACGCCGCGTCCTGGAACGACCCCTCCAGCGGGCTCGCCGGCCGCCAGGCCGATCTCGCGCTGGTGTGGTTGCCGCTCCCCGACTCCAACCGCTACCGCTGGCAGGTGCTGCGCACCGAGCCGCGCTGGGTGCTGCTACCGGAGAACCACCCGCTGGCCGGCCAGGACGTGATCGACTTCGCCGACCTGATGGACGAGCCGTTCATCGCGCTGCCCGCCGAGGCGGGCGCCATGCGCGATTTCTGGCTCGGCAACGACGGCCGCGGCGGACGCGCCCCCAAGATCGGCGCCGAGGCGGCCACCCCGGAGGACAAGCTCGAGGCCGTCAGCCTCGGTCTCGGGGTCTGCCTGCTCGCGGAGAACAACGTGCCGATGTACCGGTGGCCCGGGCTCACCGCCCGGCCGGTGGGCGGGCTCGCGCCCTGCGAACTGGCGGTCGCCTGGCGAGCCGACGACACCCGGCCGACGATCCTGGAATTCGCGGGCCGGGCGATGGAAGGCGGCTTCGCCACGCTGCAACAGCAGCACCAGCCGGTCGCGAGCTGA